CCTATTCCGGGATTGCTGGGGGTTTCGCGGGCGGGATTTCGGGCGTCGCGGCCGTATTGGCTTCGGCGTGACCCGCCGCGGGCGCGCTGGCGGCTTCCACCAGCTGCTTCAGCGCCTTGCCCGGTTTGAAAACGGCGACGCGCTTTTGTTGTATGGGCACCGCCTGACCCGTTCGGGGGTTTCGCCCCAGCCGCGCGTCGCGCGTCTTGATCTCGAACACGCCAAAGT
The Candidatus Hydrogenedentota bacterium DNA segment above includes these coding regions:
- a CDS encoding integration host factor subunit beta produces the protein MTKRELVVDVADRLSYTQNEVADVVQATLDTIVETLAEGNRLEIRNFGVFEIKTRDARLGRNPRTGQAVPIQQKRVAVFKPGKALKQLVEAASAPAAGHAEANTAATPEIPPAKPPAIPE